The following proteins come from a genomic window of Pseudomonas cichorii:
- a CDS encoding RidA family protein, with amino-acid sequence MTKRDAVFPAGRLELYERNRYSPAIRSNGFLFVSGQVGSKEDGSPEQDLVVQVRTAFNNLNAILKEAGCTFDDVVDVTVFMVDPESKFEKIWTVFPEFWGQAPHPTLTAVGVTWLYGFDFEIKVIARIPEVLEG; translated from the coding sequence ATGACAAAGCGTGATGCAGTTTTCCCCGCCGGACGCCTGGAGCTTTATGAACGCAATCGCTATTCGCCTGCGATCCGCTCCAATGGCTTTCTGTTCGTTTCCGGCCAGGTCGGCAGCAAGGAAGACGGCTCGCCGGAGCAGGATCTGGTGGTACAGGTCAGGACAGCCTTCAACAATCTGAATGCCATCCTGAAAGAGGCGGGTTGCACCTTCGATGACGTAGTCGATGTCACCGTCTTCATGGTCGACCCCGAATCGAAGTTCGAGAAAATCTGGACGGTGTTCCCTGAGTTCTGGGGCCAGGCACCGCACCCGACACTGACGGCAGTGGGCGTCACCTGGCTTTATGGCTTTGATTTCGAGATCAAGGTGATTGCAAGGATTCCAGAAGTACTTGAGGGTTAA
- a CDS encoding molybdate ABC transporter substrate-binding protein, protein MRIKSGEVVDVAIMLSPALDELVRSGYLFADTKVDLATSRVGLAIKAGALQPDISTADNLRSVLLAARSVAFSSGVSGVYVARTLFPQLGIADRLKPKSVIVEAPELVGHALMRGDAEVGLQQMSELLAVPGIHVVGPLPDAAQNVNVIAAAVAENAVQPHAAQAWINYLSTSPALQVLKHSGFDVTAVQ, encoded by the coding sequence GTGCGTATCAAGAGTGGCGAGGTGGTCGATGTGGCGATAATGCTCAGCCCGGCGCTGGATGAGCTAGTCCGGTCGGGATATTTATTTGCCGATACTAAAGTCGATCTCGCCACATCGCGTGTCGGGTTGGCGATCAAGGCAGGAGCGCTTCAGCCTGATATCTCTACTGCTGATAACTTGCGTAGCGTGCTGCTTGCCGCCAGGTCTGTCGCATTTTCCAGTGGCGTGAGCGGGGTTTATGTGGCGCGAACCCTGTTTCCTCAATTAGGTATTGCCGACCGGTTAAAGCCGAAAAGTGTGATTGTCGAAGCGCCGGAGCTGGTTGGGCATGCACTGATGCGTGGCGATGCAGAAGTGGGTCTGCAACAAATGAGCGAGTTGCTTGCAGTGCCGGGCATTCACGTCGTAGGGCCATTGCCCGATGCTGCCCAGAACGTCAATGTGATTGCTGCGGCGGTTGCAGAAAATGCTGTGCAACCCCACGCAGCCCAGGCCTGGATTAACTACTTGAGCACTTCTCCCGCTCTACAGGTGTTGAAGCATTCGGGGTTCGATGTCACGGCGGTGCAATGA